One part of the Thermococcus litoralis DSM 5473 genome encodes these proteins:
- a CDS encoding NADH-quinone oxidoreductase subunit B family protein, translating into MGKLTNFKRSLWVFHASGGSCNACDIEIVAVLTPRYDAERFGIKLVGSPRHADVLLVTGAIPRDFADKLRRIYEQMPDPKAVVVIGNCGTTGGVFYDSYNIAGPIDEVIPVDVYVPGCPPRPEAIIDGIVKAWLKIEKLEKELEGKEK; encoded by the coding sequence ATGGGCAAGCTGACCAATTTTAAGCGCTCTCTTTGGGTCTTCCATGCTTCGGGGGGTTCATGTAACGCATGTGATATTGAAATAGTGGCTGTGCTTACTCCGAGATATGACGCAGAGAGGTTTGGAATAAAACTCGTTGGTTCTCCGAGACATGCAGATGTTTTACTTGTCACGGGGGCTATTCCAAGAGACTTTGCTGATAAGCTTAGGCGTATTTACGAACAGATGCCCGACCCAAAGGCCGTTGTTGTAATAGGAAACTGCGGAACCACGGGAGGGGTCTTTTACGACTCTTACAACATAGCTGGACCAATAGACGAGGTAATACCCGTAGACGTCTATGTTCCGGGGTGTCCTCCCAGGCCAGAGGCAATAATAGACGGAATTGTAAAAGCATGGCTCAAGATTGAGAAGCTTGAAAAGGAGCTGGAGGGGAAGGAGAAATGA
- a CDS encoding proton-conducting transporter transmembrane domain-containing protein has protein sequence MIEHLPALMIAVPLFGAFTAPLFKKHYKEVSIWAIIITGITVILSLLLAKEVVTGGIMVYVFGADKPTLVLPSGYSVPIRIMFEVDAMSAFMAISATLMSFIGALYSYSHVERETGLEKYYTLLMLLEVGILGMVLTGDLFNLFVFLEIAGIAGSALVGFRNYRGEASEAGIKYLIVSAVASLMVLFAIGILYGQYGNLNLAYIAKNVSFNMVDMIALGLLFTSFAMKCGAVPMHYWVPDAYTEVPAGINPPLLVATYASLYALFRVSFTLFANVVVDLARVGWIMSILGVLTMFIGVTMALVQKDIKRLMSYHAISQTGYMLLGVGVGLTVLHDPSKLAEFGRDAMAGGVFHIINHIIYKSLLLMTAGALFYVTGTRNLNEMGGLARKMPITAISFMVGAAAISGLPPFNGFASKLLIYETSYRLNPLLTVFAMVTSVLTLASFVKVFASAFLGPPLEKFESTREVPKPMVIAMIILAALCIIFGLFPNLVLDKLVYPAVDALINFAQYHSWGGLA, from the coding sequence ATGATTGAGCACTTACCTGCCTTAATGATTGCCGTTCCATTATTTGGAGCATTTACAGCACCCCTATTTAAGAAACACTACAAGGAAGTCTCAATATGGGCAATTATAATAACCGGCATAACTGTAATACTCTCCCTCCTGCTTGCCAAGGAAGTGGTTACCGGGGGAATAATGGTCTACGTCTTTGGAGCAGACAAGCCAACCCTCGTGTTGCCTTCTGGTTACTCTGTTCCAATAAGGATCATGTTTGAAGTAGACGCTATGAGTGCCTTTATGGCAATATCCGCAACGCTGATGAGTTTTATAGGGGCTCTCTACTCCTACAGCCATGTAGAGAGAGAAACAGGTCTTGAAAAATACTACACCCTGTTAATGCTCCTTGAGGTGGGAATCCTTGGCATGGTGCTTACGGGAGATCTCTTCAACCTCTTCGTGTTCCTAGAAATAGCCGGTATAGCGGGATCTGCATTAGTAGGATTTAGGAACTATCGCGGTGAAGCAAGCGAAGCAGGAATAAAATACCTTATTGTTAGTGCTGTAGCTTCTCTAATGGTGCTCTTTGCAATAGGTATACTCTATGGACAGTACGGAAACTTAAACCTCGCATACATAGCCAAGAACGTGTCCTTTAACATGGTTGATATGATTGCGCTTGGATTGCTCTTTACGTCCTTTGCAATGAAATGTGGTGCTGTCCCAATGCACTACTGGGTGCCGGATGCATATACAGAAGTTCCTGCAGGAATAAACCCACCCCTCCTGGTAGCGACTTACGCAAGCCTTTATGCCCTCTTTAGGGTGAGCTTCACGCTCTTTGCAAACGTTGTAGTAGATCTGGCAAGAGTAGGATGGATCATGTCTATCCTAGGAGTGCTTACAATGTTCATAGGCGTTACAATGGCTCTGGTGCAGAAGGACATTAAGAGGTTAATGAGCTACCACGCTATATCTCAGACCGGCTATATGCTTCTTGGTGTCGGTGTTGGTTTGACAGTCTTACATGATCCTTCAAAGCTCGCTGAGTTCGGAAGAGATGCCATGGCTGGTGGAGTGTTCCACATAATAAACCACATAATCTACAAAAGCTTACTCCTAATGACCGCTGGAGCTCTGTTCTACGTTACGGGAACGAGGAACCTTAATGAGATGGGAGGCTTGGCTAGGAAGATGCCTATAACCGCAATAAGCTTCATGGTAGGAGCCGCTGCAATATCTGGCTTGCCGCCGTTTAACGGATTTGCAAGCAAACTTCTCATATATGAGACATCATACCGGCTTAATCCACTCTTAACAGTGTTTGCAATGGTTACCAGTGTTTTAACTCTAGCTTCGTTCGTCAAGGTGTTTGCATCAGCCTTCCTTGGTCCTCCGCTTGAAAAGTTCGAGAGTACAAGAGAAGTTCCTAAGCCAATGGTAATTGCAATGATAATCCTAGCAGCGCTCTGTATAATCTTCGGTCTCTTCCCGAACTTGGTACTTGACAAGCTTGTCTATCCGGCTGTTGATGCGTTAATTAACTTTGCTCAATACCATAGCTGGGGTGGTCTGGCATGA
- a CDS encoding hydrogenase large subunit — translation MAKTTYYVPIGPIHPALKEPIRVEAEVEGEKIVKVNVKRGFAHRGIEYMGMKRNAIQTLYLSERICGICSISHPYAFVIGSEKALGIEAPPRAQYIRTIIAELERIHSHILWLGVIAHEIGFDPLLFWTWKGREKVLDVLEAITGNRINYSMYMIGGVRRDLKESHIKALRDMITYYWEFTEHMKEVFLSDPVYKARTRGVAQLSKEMALKLNVVGPTARAAGLRMDIRQDIPYDAYADMDIKAVVPQDIVGEAGGDAYDITMVRLYEIEQSLDIIEFCLDNLPEGKILAIPNYVALLNKIKKTEGEAIGAHEAPRGEVIHYFKYDGKRDGPAVWKVIAPSYNNINSWAPLLLGAEVADIPVVVAYIDPCMCCNDRVAVVKDSSGRILDYSYLHKKAVEKTRKLEKELGVRK, via the coding sequence ATGGCTAAAACAACTTACTACGTTCCCATTGGTCCAATTCATCCGGCATTAAAAGAACCAATAAGAGTAGAGGCGGAGGTTGAGGGAGAGAAGATAGTGAAGGTTAACGTTAAGAGGGGCTTTGCCCACAGGGGAATTGAGTACATGGGAATGAAAAGGAATGCAATACAAACTTTGTACCTCTCGGAAAGAATATGTGGAATATGCTCGATATCTCACCCTTATGCATTCGTCATTGGCAGCGAAAAGGCTTTAGGCATTGAGGCTCCCCCAAGGGCTCAGTACATAAGGACAATAATAGCCGAGCTTGAGAGAATTCACTCTCACATCCTCTGGCTTGGAGTTATAGCACACGAGATAGGCTTTGATCCGCTCCTCTTTTGGACATGGAAGGGAAGGGAAAAAGTCCTTGATGTTCTTGAAGCCATTACGGGCAACAGGATAAACTACTCCATGTATATGATTGGAGGAGTCAGGAGAGATTTGAAAGAGAGCCACATAAAAGCCTTGAGAGACATGATAACCTATTACTGGGAGTTCACAGAGCACATGAAGGAAGTCTTCTTGTCTGATCCAGTTTATAAGGCAAGGACAAGGGGAGTTGCACAGCTTTCAAAGGAGATGGCATTAAAGCTCAACGTAGTCGGGCCAACAGCCAGAGCAGCTGGCTTAAGGATGGACATTAGGCAGGATATTCCATACGATGCTTATGCGGATATGGACATTAAGGCGGTTGTTCCTCAAGACATAGTTGGAGAAGCAGGGGGAGATGCCTACGATATTACAATGGTGAGGCTTTACGAGATTGAGCAGAGTTTGGATATAATAGAATTCTGTCTTGACAACCTTCCAGAAGGAAAGATACTTGCAATTCCAAACTACGTAGCATTGCTTAACAAGATCAAAAAGACCGAGGGAGAGGCAATTGGAGCACATGAAGCTCCAAGAGGAGAAGTTATCCACTACTTCAAGTATGATGGAAAAAGGGATGGTCCAGCGGTTTGGAAGGTCATAGCGCCGAGCTACAACAACATAAATTCATGGGCCCCATTGTTGCTTGGAGCAGAAGTGGCAGATATTCCGGTGGTTGTGGCTTACATAGACCCGTGTATGTGCTGTAACGATAGGGTGGCCGTCGTGAAGGATTCGAGCGGAAGAATTCTTGACTACTCCTACTTACACAAGAAAGCTGTAGAAAAAACTAGGAAACTCGAAAAGGAGCTGGGGGTGAGAAAATGA
- a CDS encoding NADH-quinone oxidoreductase subunit C, whose amino-acid sequence MTLTAEEILERLKEKLGDAILNYEIKEYKMGVKRPRTYQEIWMEVNKDAFRKAVEAIFEIDYPHLHFIAGEDVGEVIKMIYSFGVFHSHPWGEVSIVMKLDLPKSNLVLPTITDLMIGAETNEREIREMLGIEFEGLKNKRHLFLPDDWPEGKYPWRRDEYGVEDMIKHTHKSVKEIRKQRGEQNG is encoded by the coding sequence ATGACACTAACCGCTGAAGAAATCCTTGAGAGGTTAAAGGAAAAACTTGGAGATGCGATATTAAACTATGAGATAAAGGAATACAAAATGGGTGTTAAAAGGCCTAGAACTTATCAGGAAATCTGGATGGAGGTTAACAAAGATGCTTTCAGGAAGGCAGTTGAGGCAATATTCGAAATAGACTATCCCCATTTGCACTTTATAGCCGGAGAAGACGTTGGCGAGGTAATCAAGATGATATACTCCTTTGGGGTCTTCCACTCCCACCCATGGGGTGAAGTGAGCATAGTAATGAAGCTTGACCTCCCGAAGAGCAACCTTGTTCTCCCCACGATAACGGATCTCATGATCGGTGCAGAGACTAACGAAAGAGAAATCAGAGAGATGCTTGGTATTGAGTTTGAGGGGCTTAAGAACAAGAGACACCTCTTCTTACCTGATGACTGGCCTGAAGGAAAGTATCCATGGAGAAGAGATGAGTATGGGGTTGAAGACATGATCAAACACACGCATAAAAGTGTAAAAGAAATTAGAAAGCAGAGGGGTGAGCAGAATGGCTAA